The sequence TTATTAGGTAGTCCTATGCTTCATCATCGCTACAATGCCACCTAAATGTTTTGCATTTTGTATCAATATTTCATTGAGTTACTAGTAGGTGAAGAGTTTCCTGACAGCTTTGACTTTTTTGTATTTGTGTTTCTCTGGGAACTTTTTCTCATGAAATCCTCCCATCTATGAGATTTTGGTTGTTTGAGTCCTTATTTTAGGTTGAATATTTTCGCTGATTTGTTACAACCTTTCTTATTATGTATACTTCCTCTTGAATAGGTACTTTCTGCCATCCCAATCTTCTCGTTTCCGGTCCTAGGGATATCACTTGTGTTTATGCTTCTCTACGTCTGGAGTAGAGAATTTCCTAATGCACAGATCAATATATATGGCCTTGTGACTCTTAAGGTATGACATTGATTTAGGTTTTGCCACATTGTTGATTTTTCACCCCTGGGATTGTGTTTCTCAGTTTCTGATATCTGCAACTCAAATGTAATGCTTTTTATGCAGGCATTTTATCTGCCATGGGCCATGCTAGCACTGGATGTCATTTTTGGTTCACCTCTTGTCCCTGATTTACTTGGAATCCTAGCAGGGCATTTGTACTACTTTTTGACCGTGTTGCATCCACTGGCAGGCGGAAAGAACATATTGAGAACTCCATTTTGGATGTATCCTTCCTCTTTTGGTTTGTTAACAACAAAATTTCCTGATTCTGCCCATGCATCTATAATTTCATATCCCCATCGTCTGCCTATTTCACTTATAATCTTCCATTtccaaaacaataaaatttataaatgctTCCCCTCCAACTAAAGTAAACAGTCGTACACTTTGGGGTTTGATCTTATATCTTAACATTTCCATCATACTCCTCACCTGTTTGGTTTTTTCTATTGGTTACCTTGCTTTATTCagcatttctttaacaattTCAACAGACAGAGGTTGGTCTCAAGATGGAGGATAGGAGCTCCACCAATTCAACGTGCGGCGGTGCCTGATGATAGGGGTACGACTGGAGCTTTCAGAGGGAGGTCGTATCGGCTTAATGGCTAAACTACTTTCCTGTATAAGAAAACGAAAATGGCCATCCTCTTTTACACTGAAGTTTTTCAGATTGTGCCTGCTAACATGAAGAGGTAAAGATTGGGTTGAAGAATTAGATTAGGTTCGAAAAAGTTGGTCTCAAGCGAATATTTGTTTCGTGCATTGTGA comes from Benincasa hispida cultivar B227 chromosome 2, ASM972705v1, whole genome shotgun sequence and encodes:
- the LOC120070697 gene encoding derlin-1, giving the protein MSSPAEFYNSLPPISKAYGTLCLLATTAFQLGLYNPGLIALDYGLVFKHFQVWRLFTNFFFLGKFSINFGIRLLMIARYGVQLENGPFQRRTADFLWMMIFGALTLLVLSAIPIFSFPVLGISLVFMLLYVWSREFPNAQINIYGLVTLKAFYLPWAMLALDVIFGSPLVPDLLGILAGHLYYFLTVLHPLAGGKNILRTPFWIQRLVSRWRIGAPPIQRAAVPDDRGTTGAFRGRSYRLNG